A genome region from Macaca nemestrina isolate mMacNem1 chromosome 20, mMacNem.hap1, whole genome shotgun sequence includes the following:
- the LOC105487121 gene encoding scaffold attachment factor B2 isoform X1: MAETLPGSGDSGPGTAALGPGVAETGTRRLSELRVIDLRAELKKRNLDTGGNKSVLMERLKKAVKEEGQDPDEIGIELEASSKKSAKRCVKGLKMEEEGTEDNGLEDDSRDGQEDMEASLENLQNMGMMDMSVLDETEVENSSAPDFGEDGADSLLDSFCDSKEYVAAQLRQLPAQLPEHAVDGEGFKNTSETSSLNFKVTPDIEESLLEPENEKILDILGETCKSEPVKEESSELEQPFAQDTSSVGPDRKLAEEEDLFDSAHPEEGDLDLASESTAHAQSSKADSLLAVVKREPAEQPGDGERTDCEPVGLEPAVEQSSAASELAEASSEELAEAPTEAASPEARDSKEDGRKFDFEACNEVPPAPKESSTSEGADQKMSSFKEEKDIKPIIKDEKGRVGSSSGRNLWVSGLSSTTRATDLKNLFSKYGKVVGAKVVTNARSPGARCYGFVTMSTSDEATKCISHLHRTELHGRMISVEKAKNEPAGKKLSDRKECEVKKEKLSSVDRHHSVEIKIEKTVIKKEEKIEKKEEKKPEDIKKEEKDQDELKPGPTSRSRVTKSGSRGMERTVVMDKSKGEPVISVKTTSRSKERSSKSQDRKSESKEKRDILSFDKIKEQRERERQRQREREIRETERRREREQREREQRLEAFHERKEKARLQRERLQLECQRQRLERERMERERLERERMRVERERRKEQERIHREREELRRQQEQLRYEQERRPGRRPYDLDRRDDAYWPEGKRVAMEDRYRADFPRPDHRFHDFDHRDRGQYQDHAIDRREGSRPMMGDHRDGQHYGDDRHGHGGPPERHGRDSRDGWGGYGSDKRLSEGRGLPPPPRGGRDWGEHNQRLEEHQARAWQGTMDAGAASREHARWQGGERGLSGPSGPGHMASRGGVAGRGGFAQGGHSQGHVVPGGGLEGGGVASQDRGSRVPHPHPHPPPYPHFTRRY; the protein is encoded by the exons ATGGCGGAGACTCTGCCCGGGTCGGGCGACTCGGGCCCTGGCACGGCTGCTCTCGGCCCGGGCGTTGCGGAGACTGGGACGAGGCGACTCAGCGAGCTGCGGGTGATCGATCTGCGGGCGGAGCTGAAGAAGCGGAACCTAGACACGGGCGGCAACAAGAGCGTCCTGATGGAGCGGCTCAAGAAG GCCGTTAAAGAAGAGGGGCAAGATCCTGATGAAATTGGCATCGAGTTAGAAGCCAGCAGCAAGAAGTCAGCCAAGAGATGTGTTAAAG GActgaagatggaggaggaaggCACAGAAGATAACGGCCTGGAAGATGATTCCAGAGACGGGCAG GAGGACATGGAAGCAAGTCTGGAGAACCTTCAGAATATGGGCATGATGGACATGAGTGTGCTAGACGAAACTGAAGTGGAGAATAGCAGTGCTCCAGATTTTGGGGAAGATGGCGCGGACAGTCTTCTCGATTCCTTTTGTGATAGTAAAGAATACGTGGCTGCACAGCTGAGACAGCTCCCGGCTCAGCTCCCAGAGCATGCT gtGGATGGGGAAGGATTCAAGAACACTTCGGAAACTTCATCGTTGAACTTCAAAGTAACTCCG gaCATTGAAGAATCTCTTTTGGAGCCAG aaaatgagaaaatactcgACATTTTGGGGGAAACTTGTAAATCTGAGCCAGTAAAAGAAGAAAGTTCCGAGCTGGAGCAGCCATTTGCACAGGACACAAGTAGCGTGGGGCCAGACAGAAAGCTTGCGGAGGAAGAGGACCTATTTGACAGCGCCCATCCGGAAGAGGGTGATTTAGATTTGGCCAGCGAGTCAACAGCACACGCTCAGTCGAGCAAGGCAGACAGCCTGTTAGCGGTAGTGAAAAGGGAGCCCGCGGAGCAGCCAGGCGATGGCGAGAGGACGGACTGTGAGCCTGTAGGGCTAGAGCCGGCAGTTGAGCAGAGTAGTGCGGCCTCCGAGCTCGCGGAGGCCTCTAGCGAGGAGCTCGCGGAAGCACCCACGGAAGCCGCAAGCCCAGAAGCCAGAGATAGCAAAGAAGACGGGAGGAAGTTTGATTTTGAAGCTTGTAATGAAGTCCCTCCGGCTCCTAAAGAGTCCTCAACCAGTGAGGGCGCTGATCAGAAAATGAG ctcttttaaggaagaaaaagatataaagcCAATCATTAAAGATGAAAAAG GTCGAGTTGGCAGCAGTTCTGGTCGGAACCTGTGGGTCAGCGGGCTGTCCTCCACAACACGAGCTACGGATCTCAAGAACCTTTTCAGCAAGTATGGGAAG GTTGTTGGGGCCAAAGTGGTAACGAACGCCCGCAGCCCGGGGGCTCGATGCTATGGATTCGTCACCATGTCGACATCCGACGAGGCAACCAAGTGCATCAGCCATCTCCACAGGACTGAGCTGCATGGACGAATGATTTCCGTAGAGAAG GCCAAAAACGAGCCTGCTGGGAAAAAGCTTTCCGACAGAAAAGAGTGCgaagtgaagaaggaaaaattatCGAGTGTCGACAGACATCATTCTGTGGAGATCAAAATTGAAAA AACTGTAATTAAGAAGGAGGAGAAGAttgagaagaaggaggaaaaaaagcctgaagacattaaaaaggaagaaaaagaccaGGATGAGCTGAAACCCGGACCTACAAGTCGGTCTAGAGTCACCAAATCAG GAAGCAGAGGAATGGAGCGGACGGTTGTGATGGATAAATCGAAAGGAGAGCCTGTCATTAGCGTGAAAACCACCAGCAGGTCCAAAGAGAGA AGCTCCAAGAGTCAGGATCGCAAGTCAGAAAGCAAGGAAAAGAGAGACATCTTGTCGTTCGATAAAATCAAAGAACAAAGGGAGAGAGAGCGCCAGAGGCAGCGGGAACGGGAGATCCGAGAAACGGAGAGGCGGCG GGAGCGCGAGCAGCGGGAGCGGGAGCAGCGCCTGGAGGCCTTCCATGAGCGGAAGGAGAAGGCCCGGCTGCAGCGGGAACGCCTGCAGCTCGAGTGCCAGCGCCAGCGGCTGGAGCGGGAGCGCATGGAGCGGGAGCGGCTAGAGCGGGAACGCATGCGCGTGGAGCGTGAGCGCAGGAAGGAGCAGGAGCGCATCCACCGCGAGCGCGAGGAGCTGCGGCGCCAGCAGGAGCAGCTGCGCTACGAGCAGGAGCGGCGGCCGGGGCGGAGGCCCTACGACCTGGATCG acgAGATGATGCCTATTGGCCAGAAGGAAAGCGTGTGGCGATGGAAGACAGATACCGCGCGGACTTTCCCCGGCCGGACCACCGCTTCCACGATTTCGATCATCGAGACCGGGGCCAGTACCAGGACCACGCCATCGACAG GAGGGAGGGTTCGAGGCCAATGATGGGAGACCACCGGGATGGGCAG CACTATGGAGATGACCGCCATGGCCACGGAGGACCCCCAGAGCGCCACGGCCGGGACTCCCGTGATGGCTGGGGGGGCTACGGCTCCGACAAGAGGCTGAGTGAAGGCCGGGGTCTGCCCCCTCCCCCCAG ggGTGGCCGTGACTGGGGAGAGCACAACCAGCGGCTGGAGGAGCACCAGGCGCGTGCCTGGCAGGGTACCATGGACGCAGGCGCGGCCAGCCGGGAGCACGCCAGGTGGCAAG GTGGCGAGAGGGGCCTGTCTGGGCCCTCGGGGCCGGGGCACATGGCAAGCCGCGGTGGAGTGGCGGG GCGAGGCGGCTTTGCACAAGGTGGACATTCCCAGGGCCACGTGGTGCCAGGTGGCGGACTGGAAGGTGGCGGAGTGGCCAGCCAGGACCGGGGCAGCAGAGTCCCGCACCCACACCCCCATCCCCCCCCGTATCCCCACTTCACCCGCCGCTACTAA
- the LOC105487121 gene encoding scaffold attachment factor B2 isoform X2 produces the protein MEASLENLQNMGMMDMSVLDETEVENSSAPDFGEDGADSLLDSFCDSKEYVAAQLRQLPAQLPEHAVDGEGFKNTSETSSLNFKVTPDIEESLLEPENEKILDILGETCKSEPVKEESSELEQPFAQDTSSVGPDRKLAEEEDLFDSAHPEEGDLDLASESTAHAQSSKADSLLAVVKREPAEQPGDGERTDCEPVGLEPAVEQSSAASELAEASSEELAEAPTEAASPEARDSKEDGRKFDFEACNEVPPAPKESSTSEGADQKMSSFKEEKDIKPIIKDEKGRVGSSSGRNLWVSGLSSTTRATDLKNLFSKYGKVVGAKVVTNARSPGARCYGFVTMSTSDEATKCISHLHRTELHGRMISVEKAKNEPAGKKLSDRKECEVKKEKLSSVDRHHSVEIKIEKTVIKKEEKIEKKEEKKPEDIKKEEKDQDELKPGPTSRSRVTKSGSRGMERTVVMDKSKGEPVISVKTTSRSKERSSKSQDRKSESKEKRDILSFDKIKEQRERERQRQREREIRETERRREREQREREQRLEAFHERKEKARLQRERLQLECQRQRLERERMERERLERERMRVERERRKEQERIHREREELRRQQEQLRYEQERRPGRRPYDLDRRDDAYWPEGKRVAMEDRYRADFPRPDHRFHDFDHRDRGQYQDHAIDRREGSRPMMGDHRDGQHYGDDRHGHGGPPERHGRDSRDGWGGYGSDKRLSEGRGLPPPPRGGRDWGEHNQRLEEHQARAWQGTMDAGAASREHARWQGGERGLSGPSGPGHMASRGGVAGRGGFAQGGHSQGHVVPGGGLEGGGVASQDRGSRVPHPHPHPPPYPHFTRRY, from the exons ATGGAAGCAAGTCTGGAGAACCTTCAGAATATGGGCATGATGGACATGAGTGTGCTAGACGAAACTGAAGTGGAGAATAGCAGTGCTCCAGATTTTGGGGAAGATGGCGCGGACAGTCTTCTCGATTCCTTTTGTGATAGTAAAGAATACGTGGCTGCACAGCTGAGACAGCTCCCGGCTCAGCTCCCAGAGCATGCT gtGGATGGGGAAGGATTCAAGAACACTTCGGAAACTTCATCGTTGAACTTCAAAGTAACTCCG gaCATTGAAGAATCTCTTTTGGAGCCAG aaaatgagaaaatactcgACATTTTGGGGGAAACTTGTAAATCTGAGCCAGTAAAAGAAGAAAGTTCCGAGCTGGAGCAGCCATTTGCACAGGACACAAGTAGCGTGGGGCCAGACAGAAAGCTTGCGGAGGAAGAGGACCTATTTGACAGCGCCCATCCGGAAGAGGGTGATTTAGATTTGGCCAGCGAGTCAACAGCACACGCTCAGTCGAGCAAGGCAGACAGCCTGTTAGCGGTAGTGAAAAGGGAGCCCGCGGAGCAGCCAGGCGATGGCGAGAGGACGGACTGTGAGCCTGTAGGGCTAGAGCCGGCAGTTGAGCAGAGTAGTGCGGCCTCCGAGCTCGCGGAGGCCTCTAGCGAGGAGCTCGCGGAAGCACCCACGGAAGCCGCAAGCCCAGAAGCCAGAGATAGCAAAGAAGACGGGAGGAAGTTTGATTTTGAAGCTTGTAATGAAGTCCCTCCGGCTCCTAAAGAGTCCTCAACCAGTGAGGGCGCTGATCAGAAAATGAG ctcttttaaggaagaaaaagatataaagcCAATCATTAAAGATGAAAAAG GTCGAGTTGGCAGCAGTTCTGGTCGGAACCTGTGGGTCAGCGGGCTGTCCTCCACAACACGAGCTACGGATCTCAAGAACCTTTTCAGCAAGTATGGGAAG GTTGTTGGGGCCAAAGTGGTAACGAACGCCCGCAGCCCGGGGGCTCGATGCTATGGATTCGTCACCATGTCGACATCCGACGAGGCAACCAAGTGCATCAGCCATCTCCACAGGACTGAGCTGCATGGACGAATGATTTCCGTAGAGAAG GCCAAAAACGAGCCTGCTGGGAAAAAGCTTTCCGACAGAAAAGAGTGCgaagtgaagaaggaaaaattatCGAGTGTCGACAGACATCATTCTGTGGAGATCAAAATTGAAAA AACTGTAATTAAGAAGGAGGAGAAGAttgagaagaaggaggaaaaaaagcctgaagacattaaaaaggaagaaaaagaccaGGATGAGCTGAAACCCGGACCTACAAGTCGGTCTAGAGTCACCAAATCAG GAAGCAGAGGAATGGAGCGGACGGTTGTGATGGATAAATCGAAAGGAGAGCCTGTCATTAGCGTGAAAACCACCAGCAGGTCCAAAGAGAGA AGCTCCAAGAGTCAGGATCGCAAGTCAGAAAGCAAGGAAAAGAGAGACATCTTGTCGTTCGATAAAATCAAAGAACAAAGGGAGAGAGAGCGCCAGAGGCAGCGGGAACGGGAGATCCGAGAAACGGAGAGGCGGCG GGAGCGCGAGCAGCGGGAGCGGGAGCAGCGCCTGGAGGCCTTCCATGAGCGGAAGGAGAAGGCCCGGCTGCAGCGGGAACGCCTGCAGCTCGAGTGCCAGCGCCAGCGGCTGGAGCGGGAGCGCATGGAGCGGGAGCGGCTAGAGCGGGAACGCATGCGCGTGGAGCGTGAGCGCAGGAAGGAGCAGGAGCGCATCCACCGCGAGCGCGAGGAGCTGCGGCGCCAGCAGGAGCAGCTGCGCTACGAGCAGGAGCGGCGGCCGGGGCGGAGGCCCTACGACCTGGATCG acgAGATGATGCCTATTGGCCAGAAGGAAAGCGTGTGGCGATGGAAGACAGATACCGCGCGGACTTTCCCCGGCCGGACCACCGCTTCCACGATTTCGATCATCGAGACCGGGGCCAGTACCAGGACCACGCCATCGACAG GAGGGAGGGTTCGAGGCCAATGATGGGAGACCACCGGGATGGGCAG CACTATGGAGATGACCGCCATGGCCACGGAGGACCCCCAGAGCGCCACGGCCGGGACTCCCGTGATGGCTGGGGGGGCTACGGCTCCGACAAGAGGCTGAGTGAAGGCCGGGGTCTGCCCCCTCCCCCCAG ggGTGGCCGTGACTGGGGAGAGCACAACCAGCGGCTGGAGGAGCACCAGGCGCGTGCCTGGCAGGGTACCATGGACGCAGGCGCGGCCAGCCGGGAGCACGCCAGGTGGCAAG GTGGCGAGAGGGGCCTGTCTGGGCCCTCGGGGCCGGGGCACATGGCAAGCCGCGGTGGAGTGGCGGG GCGAGGCGGCTTTGCACAAGGTGGACATTCCCAGGGCCACGTGGTGCCAGGTGGCGGACTGGAAGGTGGCGGAGTGGCCAGCCAGGACCGGGGCAGCAGAGTCCCGCACCCACACCCCCATCCCCCCCCGTATCCCCACTTCACCCGCCGCTACTAA